A region from the Kineothrix sp. IPX-CK genome encodes:
- a CDS encoding Nif3-like dinuclear metal center hexameric protein yields MRCDKIIESLERLSPSSFAESWDNVGLLAGRADKEVSRLCIALDATDEVIDEAVRVGADMLLTHHPLIFSPMKKITAEDFIGRRLIKLLQNDISYYAMHTNFDVMGMADAAADELGLKDRQVLDITYEDEIAKEGLGRYGRLIQIMTLEECASFVKETFELEHVKIYGEQDTPIEWAAVSPGSGKTMIKPAVSAGVEVLITGDIEHHEGLDAMAQGLAIIDAGHFGLEKIFIPYMKEYIRRELPQLTVFAAKEKNPFWIL; encoded by the coding sequence ATGAGATGTGATAAAATCATAGAAAGCCTGGAACGGCTTTCGCCCTCTTCCTTTGCGGAAAGCTGGGATAACGTAGGGCTCCTTGCGGGGAGAGCGGATAAGGAAGTGAGCAGACTATGTATCGCGCTGGATGCTACCGACGAGGTAATAGACGAGGCAGTGCGTGTGGGAGCGGATATGCTTCTGACCCATCATCCGCTTATATTCTCTCCTATGAAAAAAATTACGGCGGAGGATTTCATCGGACGCAGACTGATAAAGCTGCTGCAGAATGATATCAGCTATTATGCCATGCACACGAATTTCGACGTAATGGGAATGGCGGACGCGGCGGCGGACGAGCTTGGACTAAAAGACAGGCAGGTGCTTGACATTACCTATGAGGATGAAATTGCAAAAGAAGGACTGGGCAGGTATGGAAGGCTTATTCAGATTATGACGCTGGAGGAGTGTGCTTCCTTTGTAAAAGAAACCTTTGAACTAGAGCATGTAAAAATATACGGGGAGCAGGATACGCCTATCGAATGGGCGGCAGTGTCACCGGGTTCCGGCAAAACCATGATAAAGCCTGCGGTATCGGCGGGAGTGGAGGTGCTCATTACCGGAGATATCGAGCACCACGAGGGGCTGGATGCGATGGCGCAGGGACTTGCGATCATAGATGCCGGACATTTCGGCTTGGAGAAGATATTTATTCCGTATATGAAGGAATATATTAGAAGAGAGCTGCCGCAGCTTACCGTATTTGCAGCGAAGGAAAAGAATCCGTTTTGGATATTATAG
- a CDS encoding nucleoside kinase, with protein MVTVMIDGEKRRYEEGISYEEIAKEYQSRYQQKIGLITADGKIRELIKEVKKDCELTFITLGDPVGHKTYVRTAIMLLIKALRDVAGQDMLRKIKVEFAIGPGYYCSIDGDFKIESEFIRRLNERMRKLAEENIPITKKSYPINEAMEIFRGQNMKDKEKLFRYRRSSYVNVYCLDGYYDYYYGYMLPSTGYVKYFEVFAYEDGLMLLLPEQQVPDKLPMMEPREKLFETLKKSDEWGIMVGVDTVGDLNDQICMGNINDLILVQEALQERRIGEIAKDIVKRQGVKFVMIAGPSSSGKTTFSHRLSIQLRTYGLTPHPIGLDDYFVNRDNTPIDENGDYNFECLEAIDVEQFNEDMTRLLRGETVELPSFNFKTGLREYRGDYKKLGPEDVLVIEGIHGLNGDTSYSLPDESKYKIYISALTSINIDEHNRIPTTDGRLLRRMVRDARTRGASAKRTIEMWNSVRKGEEKYIFPFQESADAMFNSALIYELAILKQYAEPLLFGIEKGEPEYYEAKRLLKFLEYFIGVSSENLPKNSICREFVGGSCFHV; from the coding sequence ATGGTTACAGTTATGATAGACGGTGAGAAGAGACGATATGAAGAGGGTATCTCGTACGAGGAAATCGCGAAGGAATACCAGAGCCGGTATCAACAAAAGATTGGTCTTATAACCGCCGATGGAAAGATAAGGGAATTGATTAAGGAAGTGAAGAAGGACTGTGAGCTGACCTTCATCACTTTGGGCGATCCGGTAGGACATAAAACCTACGTTCGCACGGCAATCATGCTGCTGATTAAGGCGCTTAGGGATGTTGCGGGACAAGATATGCTTAGGAAAATCAAGGTGGAATTCGCCATCGGTCCCGGTTATTATTGCAGTATTGACGGTGATTTCAAAATAGAATCCGAGTTTATCCGCAGGCTGAACGAGAGAATGCGAAAGCTGGCAGAGGAGAATATACCGATTACAAAGAAGTCTTATCCGATTAACGAAGCCATGGAAATCTTCCGGGGACAGAATATGAAGGATAAGGAAAAGCTGTTCCGTTACCGTAGAAGCTCTTATGTGAACGTATATTGTCTGGACGGTTATTACGACTATTATTACGGTTATATGCTTCCCAGCACCGGCTATGTTAAATATTTTGAGGTGTTTGCTTACGAGGATGGACTGATGCTCCTCCTTCCTGAACAGCAGGTGCCTGATAAGCTTCCGATGATGGAACCCAGAGAAAAGTTGTTCGAGACCTTGAAAAAATCGGATGAATGGGGTATCATGGTGGGTGTCGACACTGTAGGAGACTTAAACGACCAGATTTGCATGGGGAATATCAACGATTTAATACTCGTTCAGGAGGCGCTTCAAGAGCGGAGAATCGGCGAAATAGCCAAGGACATTGTGAAGCGCCAAGGCGTAAAGTTCGTAATGATCGCGGGTCCGTCATCCTCGGGAAAGACGACCTTTTCACACAGACTGTCCATTCAGCTTCGCACATATGGCCTGACTCCTCATCCCATCGGCCTTGATGATTATTTCGTCAACCGGGATAATACGCCTATAGACGAGAATGGAGATTATAATTTCGAATGCCTGGAAGCGATAGATGTCGAGCAGTTCAATGAGGATATGACGAGATTGCTTAGAGGAGAGACGGTGGAACTGCCGAGCTTCAACTTTAAGACGGGGCTGCGGGAATATCGGGGAGACTATAAAAAGCTTGGGCCGGAGGATGTCCTTGTAATAGAAGGAATCCACGGACTGAACGGAGATACGTCTTATTCTCTGCCGGATGAAAGCAAGTACAAGATTTATATCAGTGCCTTGACGAGTATCAATATCGACGAGCACAATAGGATTCCAACCACGGATGGCAGACTTCTGCGGCGTATGGTGAGAGATGCCCGGACGAGGGGAGCTTCGGCAAAGCGAACGATAGAGATGTGGAACTCCGTCAGAAAGGGCGAAGAGAAATATATTTTTCCGTTTCAGGAAAGTGCAGATGCTATGTTTAATTCTGCATTGATTTACGAGCTGGCAATTTTGAAGCAATATGCGGAGCCTCTTTTATTTGGAATAGAAAAGGGTGAACCCGAATATTATGAAGCGAAGAGGCTTTTAAAATTTTTAGAATATTTTATCGGTGTGAGCAGTGAAAACCTCCCGAAGAATTCCATTTGCCGAGAATTCGTAGGAGGGAGCTGTTTCCATGTTTAA
- a CDS encoding serine protease, which produces MKYVSACLRKQCFLKHGNKRYGKCCCINIMFMSFMFIGIVCLCLSVFCPGDSLTVHATGEALRRPLIQTTTFQDQYEGMVRYGGTALHALEEADVISAYENVKTGIVQINAGNLYGSGVIWEMNEKEIVIISNKHLLEDWGEDDSIIFWNGRTSGGKLLKLSQKYDLGFLKVEVNDLGYEELISLKEVKREDTAYSRLKAGDVIFTAGSADGAGENMYEASVASPSWYIEEFDSYMLYGFGFAKPGMSGGGTFDAYGNFVGMLSGGTGGDETVSLPVTAILEEYGEPAVE; this is translated from the coding sequence ATGAAGTATGTTAGCGCATGTCTTAGGAAGCAATGCTTTTTGAAGCATGGAAATAAAAGGTATGGAAAATGCTGCTGCATAAATATTATGTTCATGAGCTTTATGTTCATAGGCATTGTTTGCTTGTGTCTTTCGGTATTTTGTCCGGGCGATTCTTTGACGGTTCATGCGACCGGAGAGGCGCTTCGCCGCCCGCTTATCCAGACTACCACATTTCAGGATCAGTATGAAGGCATGGTGCGCTATGGCGGAACGGCGCTGCACGCCTTGGAGGAGGCCGATGTAATTTCAGCCTATGAAAATGTAAAGACAGGAATTGTTCAAATAAATGCGGGGAATTTATATGGCAGCGGAGTGATTTGGGAGATGAACGAGAAGGAAATCGTCATCATATCCAATAAGCATCTCCTGGAGGACTGGGGAGAGGATGACAGCATCATATTCTGGAATGGCAGGACTTCCGGGGGGAAGCTGCTCAAGCTGTCGCAGAAGTACGATCTTGGTTTTCTTAAGGTGGAAGTGAATGACCTTGGCTATGAGGAACTCATTTCCTTAAAAGAAGTAAAAAGAGAGGATACGGCATACAGCAGGCTGAAAGCCGGGGATGTTATCTTTACGGCAGGTTCGGCGGACGGAGCGGGGGAGAATATGTATGAGGCATCGGTGGCGTCTCCCTCATGGTACATAGAGGAATTCGATTCCTATATGTTGTACGGCTTTGGTTTTGCCAAACCGGGAATGTCTGGAGGCGGCACATTTGACGCTTACGGTAATTTTGTGGGAATGCTAAGCGGAGGAACGGGCGGAGATGAAACGGTAAGTCTTCCTGTCACAGCGATTTTGGAGGAATATGGGGAGCCCGCCGTAGAATAA